TTTAAACTATTGCCAGATCATTTTTTTGTTTATTTCCAGTAGAAATACAGGGGTGTTTACCAAATCATTAATAACCTATACTTCCAATGCAATGTTTACGTCTAATTGGTGTAATTCTGACCTATCACAAGGGAATGTGACTCAAGAGCCGCATTTCATATTATATTTGTTAATCGTTGCTGCAAAAATTCAGCAGATATGATGGTCGGATTATCATTATCATTGGTGTAATAAATAGTCAGGAAGGGTTGATCAAAGAATGAATAATAAATCTCTGGATGGTTTGTTCAAAAAATTACTGGAGGGAGAATCTATCTTTAAGAATAAAGAAGTTTTAAGACCCTCCTATACACCTGATTCCCTTCTCCATCGTGATGAACAGATAAATAATCTTGCCACAATCCTGGTCTCTGCGCTCAGGGGCCATACACCTTCCAATATTTTGATATATGGCAAGACAGGGACTGGAAAAACTGCCAGTACCCGTCACGTTGGGATTGAGCTGGAAAGAATGAGTGAAAATCTGAATGTTTCATGCTCTGTACTGTACATAAACTGTGAGGTCATTGATACCCAGTACAGGCTTCTTGCCAATCTGGCAAGACATTTTGGTGAGGATATTCCTATGACCGGATGGCCTACAGACCAGGTTTTTACTAAATTCAAGGAAGCAGTTAATTCAAAGGAGCAGGTTGTTATTATTGTACTGGATGAAATTGATAAACTGGTAAAGAAGGGTGATGATGTACTCTATAATCTTTCCAGAATCAATATTGAACTTACCAGAGCTAAGGTTAGTATGATTGGTGTTTCCAATGATCTCAAATTCACAGAGTTCCTGGATCCCAGAGTAAAAAGTTCACTTGGAGAGGAGGAAATTATCTTTCCGCCTTATGATGCTGAGCAGATTAGTGACATCCTGAGGGAAAGGGCGGAGATAGCCTATAAAGGAGATGTGCTTGATTCCATGGTTATACCTCTCTGTTCAGCCTTCGCAGCCCAGGAACACGGAGATGCAAGAAGGGCTCTTGATCTGTTAAGGGTTGCCGGTGAATTGGCTGAACGTGAAAATAAACCAAAGGTCGAGGAAGATCATGTACGAAGCGCCCAGGAGAGGATCGAGATCGATAGGGTTGTTGAGGTTGTGAGAACACTGCCAACCCAGTCCAAGCTTGTTCTGTACAGTATAATCCTGCTTCGCAAGAACGGTTATCATAATGTTACAACAGGTGAGGTATACAATGTGTACAGACAACTGTGTCATAATATAGATATGGATATATTGACACAAAGGCGTGTAACTGATCTGATGTCAGAACTTGATATGCTGGGTATCCTGAACGCTGTTGTTGTAAGCAAGGGCAGATATGGCCGGACCAAGGAAATATCATTGAGTGTACCAATTGATAGCACACTTGATGTTCTGCTAGATGATTACAGGCTAAAACCCCTTTCTGGTTTTAAACCTGTGATAACATCCCAGATGAGATTATGAATTTCCTTTAATTTATTTTTCAATTGAATAGCAATCTCACATGTCCTATGTAGGGTATTCGGTATTTTGCTATTCCTATGACCCACTCCTCCCTGACGGGCTGAAGATAGCTGATTCGACCCTGCTGATCAAAATGCCTGTTGGTCACAGGATTATCGCCTTTTGTGATGTATCCATTGTGTGGAGCAGGAGGTCCTCCTTCCCACATTGGTTCACCTTCTTCTACATGGTACATTGAACGATGTATTATAGGTGTTGCATCCTCATCTCCCAGGGGCCTGTAAAGAATAACATCTCCATAATCTCCAAATGAAACATAATCTCCCTCTCCCTGGGAATGGGTGATCACATCAACACGGTCAATACTCTTGATAAAAACAATATCCCCTATATTCATATTTGGCTCCATGCTTCCGGATTCAATAACAACCATTGGTGTCCACATCCCAAATATAATCTGGGAGAGCAGGAGAAATATACCTACCAGTAATAGTACTGAAAGAATATCCCTGGTAAGAGATATCCAGAAACTGTCACTGGTTCGAAGGGTATTTAGTAAATCTTTGAAATTCATAAAATGTCTCAGATAAATGATTGAATATATATGTATATGGTAATAAAATTTTTAAACGTATTGGTGAACAAAAACTATTATTATCCGTAAGATCTGTATTACATACTGCGGTCCATATCCACATAATATACAATATATCCCTGATCCTCTATGCTGAAAAATGATGTTGTAACTGAATTTGTTGAAGCCGGATATCAGATAAGTCCTGATGCACTTGAGATGATAACTTCTCATAAAATGCCGGAAAAACTTGCCAGATATGTTCTCTCAGTGGTTGATGAATCTATTCTTGTGATTGATGCAGAACATATTGATATTGATGGCTTTGAAAAAAATGGCAGATATACAAGGTCTGTAAATGATGGTGACTTCGGGGTGTCGATAGCATCTGTGGATTCACAGACTCCTATGTCCAGGAATATGAAATTACCCTTATCTTCAGAATCATGTAAAAATCATGTTGATATTCTTTTTGATATCACTGACAGATCCACCTGTGTAGGAGAATATATGGAATTTGTCCAGTATTTCAGGGATAGGTATAGCAGATTGAGCGAGATCATAAGAAGCAGGATCAATGCAAGGCCTATAGAGAGTCTTCGAAGGAACAGTTCCGGCTTTGGCAGGAACGAGAGATATGAAGAGGTTTCTATTATTGGGATGGTATCTGATCTAAAGACAACAACAAATGGCCACAGACTGATTGAACTGGAGGACCCCACAGGTTCATTTTCAGCCCTTGTGAGGGTAAATGATAAGGAACTGTTTGAGCAGGCGTCCAGGCTCATTCTGGACGAAGTGATAGGTATTGGCGGAGTACTGACAAATGACAGCAAGCTCCTGATAGCCAATAAGATAACCTTTCCTGAACTGCCAAATTCAGTTTCGTGCAGAAACTGGACTAAGGGAAAGGCTGTCTTTATCTCGGATATTCATATTGGAAGTTCTACATTTCTTGAGGATGCCTGGGAGAGGTTTATTGATTTCCTCAATGGAAAGTCTGATAATGAGAAACTTTCTGAGATGTCAAGAGATATCAGGTATCTTCTGGTTGCAGGAGATGTAGTGGATGGTATTGGTATTTTCCCGGGCCAGGAAAATGAACTATCAATAAAAGATGTATATGAGCAGTACAGGGTGGCAGGAAAATATTTCAGCCAGATACCTGAGAACATACAGGTAGTGATAAGTCCTGGTAACCATGATGCAGTACGCCAGGCAGAACCCCAGCCAAAATTGCCTGAAAGGATTAGGTCCTTTTTCCCTGACCATATAACATTTGTTGGTAATCCTGCACTCCTGAATCTGGAAGGGGTGAAGGTGTTGATGTATCATGGCAGGTCAATTGATGATATGGTGGCTGCAGTTCCTGGAGTATCCTATCAGAATCCAACAACAGCAATGGTTGAAATGATGCGCAGGCGGCATATTTCGCCCATATACGGAAGCCGGGTTTCAATTGCACCTGAGAAGAATGACCACTTTGTAATAGAACAGGTACCTGACATAGTGCATTGTGGACATGTGCATACCGTTGGAGCTGAAAGGTATCGAAATGTGGTACTGATCAATTCAGGAACATGGCAGGCACAGACCGAATTCCAGAAAAGGGTGAATCTTATACCCAATCCTGCAAGGGTTCCTGTGGTGGATCTCTCGGACTTTAAAACAAGTATACTCAAATTCAACTGATAGATCGATTTTTATATATATCTCGGCTATCTACATGGAACAGAAAATGAATTATAAAGAACAGATATTCAATATTCCCGACTTTGAGACATTGCTGAAAAAACAGGGTTATCGTTCTGCAGGTAATCATTCAGCAGTCAAGACATGCCTCTGGCTTGGTCGAAGTGTGAAGGGAGAGGGATCCTGCTACAAATCAAAATTTTATGGTATAAATTCTCATCAGTGCATGCAGATGACCCCTACAATGATGTGCAATCAAAAATGTCTTCATTGCTGGAGACCGGTGGAAGTTGATGTCAGACCGCCTGAGAAATGGGATTCTCCAGTGGAAATAGTGGGGTCAGCAATCAAATCTCATAAGAAACTCATCTCAGGATTTGGAGATTCTGGAAAAAGGGAACTATGGATGCAGG
Above is a genomic segment from Methanosalsum zhilinae DSM 4017 containing:
- a CDS encoding ORC1-type DNA replication protein, whose amino-acid sequence is MNNKSLDGLFKKLLEGESIFKNKEVLRPSYTPDSLLHRDEQINNLATILVSALRGHTPSNILIYGKTGTGKTASTRHVGIELERMSENLNVSCSVLYINCEVIDTQYRLLANLARHFGEDIPMTGWPTDQVFTKFKEAVNSKEQVVIIVLDEIDKLVKKGDDVLYNLSRINIELTRAKVSMIGVSNDLKFTEFLDPRVKSSLGEEEIIFPPYDAEQISDILRERAEIAYKGDVLDSMVIPLCSAFAAQEHGDARRALDLLRVAGELAERENKPKVEEDHVRSAQERIEIDRVVEVVRTLPTQSKLVLYSIILLRKNGYHNVTTGEVYNVYRQLCHNIDMDILTQRRVTDLMSELDMLGILNAVVVSKGRYGRTKEISLSVPIDSTLDVLLDDYRLKPLSGFKPVITSQMRL
- a CDS encoding S24/S26 family peptidase, which translates into the protein MNFKDLLNTLRTSDSFWISLTRDILSVLLLVGIFLLLSQIIFGMWTPMVVIESGSMEPNMNIGDIVFIKSIDRVDVITHSQGEGDYVSFGDYGDVILYRPLGDEDATPIIHRSMYHVEEGEPMWEGGPPAPHNGYITKGDNPVTNRHFDQQGRISYLQPVREEWVIGIAKYRIPYIGHVRLLFN
- a CDS encoding DNA-directed DNA polymerase II small subunit is translated as MLKNDVVTEFVEAGYQISPDALEMITSHKMPEKLARYVLSVVDESILVIDAEHIDIDGFEKNGRYTRSVNDGDFGVSIASVDSQTPMSRNMKLPLSSESCKNHVDILFDITDRSTCVGEYMEFVQYFRDRYSRLSEIIRSRINARPIESLRRNSSGFGRNERYEEVSIIGMVSDLKTTTNGHRLIELEDPTGSFSALVRVNDKELFEQASRLILDEVIGIGGVLTNDSKLLIANKITFPELPNSVSCRNWTKGKAVFISDIHIGSSTFLEDAWERFIDFLNGKSDNEKLSEMSRDIRYLLVAGDVVDGIGIFPGQENELSIKDVYEQYRVAGKYFSQIPENIQVVISPGNHDAVRQAEPQPKLPERIRSFFPDHITFVGNPALLNLEGVKVLMYHGRSIDDMVAAVPGVSYQNPTTAMVEMMRRRHISPIYGSRVSIAPEKNDHFVIEQVPDIVHCGHVHTVGAERYRNVVLINSGTWQAQTEFQKRVNLIPNPARVPVVDLSDFKTSILKFN